From one Vigna radiata var. radiata cultivar VC1973A unplaced genomic scaffold, Vradiata_ver6 scaffold_165, whole genome shotgun sequence genomic stretch:
- the LOC106779650 gene encoding LOW QUALITY PROTEIN: uncharacterized protein LOC106779650 (The sequence of the model RefSeq protein was modified relative to this genomic sequence to represent the inferred CDS: deleted 1 base in 1 codon) has translation MVLISGNKSVLQQTNDERAKAQGITVLQNSQQHGNKNVESARTQNVASAGLTKAMTTMDEFKSGFPSEGLSATSNKWWGNRDHDDCAGTSANGAKTQPEEKAGEAKMAHDETAKTGNSETPHGSSLLTAVRKRAVEEGREALKLGVFRGYGINKLSKREKILLHQIFGSSLPSHGWKHDFSSLETVSFCTAQYYF, from the exons ATGGTTTTGATTAGTGGCAACAAAAG TGTTTTGCAACAAACAAATGATGAGAGGGCCAAAGCACAAGGTATTACAGTGCTGCAGAATTCGCAGCAGCACGGAAACAAGAATGTGGAAAGTGCACGGACGCAGAATGTGGCCAGTGCTGGCTTGACCAAAGCAATGACAACAATGGATGAATTCAAGTCTGGATTTCCGTCAGAAGGCTTATCAGCCACTTCAAATAAATGGTGGGGCAATAGGGACCATGATGATTGTGCAGGAACTAGTGCCAATGGAGCCAAGACTCAACCAGAGGAGAAAGCAGGGGAAGCCAAGATGGCACATGATGAAACAGCAAAAACTGGAAACAGTGAAACTCCTCATGGTTCATCTTTATTGACCGCTGTGAGGAAAAGGGCTgtggaagaaggaagagaagcATTGAAATTAGGAGTTTTTCGAGGCTATGGCATAAACAAGCTAAGCAAAAGGGAGAAAATACTGCTTCACCAAATATTCGGATCTTCACTGCCA AGTCATGGATGGAAACATGATTTTAGTAGTTTAGAGACAGTGTCATTCTGCACAGCTCAATACTATTTCTGA
- the LOC106779671 gene encoding probable receptor-like protein kinase At2g42960 produces MSANNSLHVELSKKTSFLGLKLWVLIGIGVGAFIVLILCALSVWVMFRRKSRRSLDKFSLSQIPHVSKDIRVDKVGVQTSYDQAESVAIPVQDKASENNSDKFLVHLRKSKSGDADNISQCSSVYHHERGFSSMSGEEGSSGTVKKQSALAFGGVVTASPLVGLPEISHLGWGHWFTLRDLELATSRFSPENVIGEGGYGVVYRGRLINGSEVAVKKILNNLGQAEKEFRVEVEAIGHVRHKNLVRLLGYCVEGVHRLLVYEYVNNGNLEQWLHGAMSQQGILTWEARMKVITGTAKALAYLHEAIEPKVVHRDIKSSNILIDTDFNAKVSDFGLAKLLDSGESHITTRVMGTFGYVAPEYANTGLLNERSDIYSFGVLLLEAVTGRDPVDYSRPANEVNLVEWLKMMVGTRRAEEVVDSRLEVKPSTRALKRSLLVALKCVDPEAEKRPKMSQVVRMLEADEYPFREDRRNRKSRTASMEIESLKDISGPSDAEKVKGSEGHAPETTQA; encoded by the exons ATGTCAGCAAACAATTCTTTGCACGTGGAATTATCGAAGAAGACTTCGTTTCTGGGATTGAAATTATGGGTTTTGATTGGGATTGGTGTTGGTGCTTTTATAGTTCTGATTCTTTGTGCATTATCTGTATGGGTGATGTTTCGGAGAAAGTCTAGGAGATCTCTGGACAAGTTCTCTTTGTCACAAATACCGCATGTCTCAAAAGACATCAGAGTTGACAAGGTTGGGGTGCAGACTTCTTATGATCAAGCAGAAAGTGTAGCTATTCCTGTTCAAGACAAAGCAAGTGAGAACAATTCTGACAAGTTCTTAGTTCATTTGCGCAAAAGCAAATCAGGCGATGCTGATAATATCAGTCAGTGCAGCTCAGTTTATCATCACGAGAGAGGATTTAGTTCAATGTCAGGGGAAGAAGGAAGCTCCGGCACTGTTAAGAAGCAGTCTGCATTGGCATTTGGTGGAGTGGTAACTGCCTCTCCTCTAGTTGGCTTGCCAGAAATTTCTCATCTTGGGTGGGGTCACTGGTTCACACTAAGAGATCTGGAACTTGCCACTAGTCGCTTCTCTCCAGAAAATGTGATTGGTGAGGGTGGATATGGGGTTGTTTACAGGGGAAGATTGATCAATGGATCCGAGGTGGCGGTTAAGAAAATTCTTAACAACTT GGGACAAGCAGAGAAAGAGTTCAGGGTGGAAGTGGAAGCTATTGGCCATGTGAGACATAAAAATCTTGTACGCTTGCTTGGTTATTGCGTAGAAGGAGTTCACAG GTTACTGGTGTATGAATATGTGAACAATGGTAACTTAGAACAATGGCTACATGGGGCTATGAGCCAACAAGGGATACTTACCTGGGAAGCACGGATGAAAGTTATAACTGGCACAGCCAAAGC ACTGGCTTATTTACATGAAGCAATAGAACCGAAAGTCGTTCACCGGGATATCAAGTCTAGCAACATATTGATTGATACAGATTTCAATGCAAAAGTTTCTGACTTTGGTTTGGCCAAACTTTTGGACTCAGGAGAAAGTCACATTACTACTAGAGTAATGGGAACGTTTGG TTATGTGGCACCAGAATATGCCAATACGGGTTTGTTAAATGAGAGGAGTGACATTTACAGCTTTGGTGTTCTCCTGCTAGAAGCAGTTACTGGAAGGGATCCTGTGGACTATTCACGTCCTGCTAATGAG GTGAATCTTGTTGAATGGCTCAAGATGATGGTGGGGACGAGAAGGGCCGAGGAAGTTGTGGATTCAAGGCTTGAAGTGAAACCATCAACACGTGCTTTAAAGCGATCTCTTCTGGTTGCACTTAAGTGTGTTGATCCTGAAGCAGAAAAGAGGCCTAAAATGAGTCAGGTTGTGAGAATGCTTGAAGCCGATGAATATCCATTCCGAGAG GATCGAAGAAATAGAAAGAGCCGCACAGCCAGCATGGAAATTGAGTCTCTGAAGGATATTTCTGGCCCATCTGATGCTGAAAAGGTGAAGGGTTCTGAAGGCCATG